Genomic segment of Ignavibacteriales bacterium:
AATTCTTTTATTCCGTAATGAGAAAGTTCTCTTCCGTATCCTGAATTTTTAATTCCGCCGAATGGCAATCTCGGATCTGATTTTACCATTCCGTTAATAAATACCGAACCGCTTTCTATTTTACTCGCTAACACTTTTGCTTTTGTAATATTTGAAGTCCATAATGAAGCACCAAGTCCGAACGGAGAATCATTTGCAATTTTAATTGCATCATCTTCATCTTTTGCTTTTATTAAACTTGCAACGGGGCCGAATATTTCTTCATCATAAGCAGACATTCCTTTAGAGAGATTCGAAAGAATAGTCGGTTCATAATAAAATCCTTCTTTATTAATTCTTTTTCCTCCGCATAAAACAACAGCGCCCTTTGCAACAGATTGTTTAACTTGTTCGTCAAGTTCATTTAACAAATCTTCACGTGCAATCGGGCCAAGTTCGGTTTCTTTGTCCATCGGATCGCCGATTTTTACTTTACCCATTGCTTCAATAAATTTCTTTTCAAATTCATCATAAATTTTTTCTACAACAATAAATCTTTTTGCGGCAATACAACTTTGACCATTATTAATCAATCGTGCGGTTACTGCTGTTTTAACTGCTTCATCAATGTTAGCATCATTAAGAACAATAAACGGATCACTTCCGCCTAATTCTAAAACTGTTTTTTTTAATTTTGCACCGCACAATTGTGCAACTTGTTTACCTGCCGGTTCACTTCCGGTTAAAGTAACTGCTTTTACAAAAGGATGATCAATTACATCTTTAACCAGTGAAGAGCCGATAAGTAAAGTTTTAAATGTGTTTTTGGGAAAACCGGCTTCCAAGAAGATTTCTTCTATAGCAAGTGCGCTCATCGGAACATTTGATGCGTGTTTAAGCAAACAAACATTTCCCACCATTAAAGTGGGTGTAGCAAAACGGAATACCTGCCAGAACGGAAAATTCCACGGCATAACAGCAAGCACTATTCCGAGAGGATCAAAGCGCACATAACTTTGTGAAGCATCAGTTTGAACAATTTCTTCACTAAGAATTTTTTCTGCATTATCAGAATAGTATTCACAAACCAAAGCGCACTTTTCAACTTCAGAAATAGCTTGAGTTATTGGTTTACCCATTTCAAGAGTTAATATTTTACCATAATATTCTTTTTTATCGCGAAGAATCTTAGCTGCGTTTTTCATGAGTTGCGACCTCAAGGTGAAATTTGTTCCTCTCCATTTGTGAAATGCGGTGTCCGAGCTCTCAATCATTTTAAGAACTTCTTCATTAGTATGTTCAATAAATGTCTTTTCGAGTTTACCGGTTGACGGGTTAATTGTTTGAATAGCCATAATTTTATTCCTGCTTGTGTTAAATAACATCCTTAGAAAAGAATTTTTCGATAAAGAAAAAAAAA
This window contains:
- a CDS encoding NAD-dependent succinate-semialdehyde dehydrogenase, producing MAIQTINPSTGKLEKTFIEHTNEEVLKMIESSDTAFHKWRGTNFTLRSQLMKNAAKILRDKKEYYGKILTLEMGKPITQAISEVEKCALVCEYYSDNAEKILSEEIVQTDASQSYVRFDPLGIVLAVMPWNFPFWQVFRFATPTLMVGNVCLLKHASNVPMSALAIEEIFLEAGFPKNTFKTLLIGSSLVKDVIDHPFVKAVTLTGSEPAGKQVAQLCGAKLKKTVLELGGSDPFIVLNDANIDEAVKTAVTARLINNGQSCIAAKRFIVVEKIYDEFEKKFIEAMGKVKIGDPMDKETELGPIAREDLLNELDEQVKQSVAKGAVVLCGGKRINKEGFYYEPTILSNLSKGMSAYDEEIFGPVASLIKAKDEDDAIKIANDSPFGLGASLWTSNITKAKVLASKIESGSVFINGMVKSDPRLPFGGIKNSGYGRELSHYGIKEFVNIKTVWIK